Genomic DNA from Entomoplasma freundtii:
CGTTTAATCCCTCCTCGAGTAATTTTGACGTCTTCACAATTATTTGATATTAAATTTATTCGCCAAGCTCGTTTAAAGAAAAATGATAAAAAGTATAATTATCTTTCCTTTGCTGACTCTCGAAACGATCTCAGTGATATGGACTTGCGACGTGAACTCGACAAAGTAATTTCGCTTTTTCTTGATGACTTGACTGAAATCGAAAAATCGTTAGTACGAAATTTTCAAAACAAAATTAAAGAATTTAATCATCATCAAACCAATAAACTATTCGGTGATTACTATACTCAAATCCAAGTTTTAGTTCGCGAATATGCTTCATTGTCCTTAAAAATTATTGTTAACAATCTTTTGTTAACATTTTTTCAAGCCCTTTGAGATCAAGTTTACTCATTTAAAGATTTAAGAAATTCATGTCCTTGCGAGTATAATGTTGAAAAATCATCAAATAAGTCACTTAATAAAATTCGTTATAAATTTACTTATCGCCAACCCTATTTCATGGTGGAAAAACGTTTAAAAACAATTAATATCCGAATCGCCGATTTACGTTTTTTACTGTTTAAAGAAAAAAGAATTGCGCGTCAAATTCGCAAACAAATCATGCTTGAACTACACAAATATCATCAAGAACATAAAGTGCCAAAAAATGTTCAAGCCACCTTGAAAACTCAAACTGAAAATTGAGAAAAAATTATTAAAGATATTACAACCACCTTTGAAAAATCGCAACAAGACTTTTTTTATGTTACTTTACCAGAGGAAGGCGCCTTAGTTCGTCGTCGCCTTATTTTTTTAACTCATCAATATCACAAAAAAGTTCTAGGTGGCTCGAATCGGATTGGTGATGCTAAAGAATTTAAATTACTAAAAAAACATTATCGTCAGGAAATTAAAGGAATTTATCAACAAGCAGTTATCCAAACAAAAGAAAACTTGGACCATTTGAATATTAAATTTGATTGGTATCTTAAAAATGGTTTTAAATTATCATCCTTAAATATCATTTATATCAAGCTTCTACGAGCAATGAATTTGAAAAAGAATAATATTATTTTTCAAGATGTCTTTAACTTATTAACAAAAAACGATTATCGGGCTTTGATGAATACAATGAAAAACCTCAATCGGGTTTATCCAGACCTAACGTTTATTAATTTGACAGGTGATTTTGCTGCTATTACCGATTGAGGTAATTATGTTTACGGTCTAAATGCTGATCGGGAACTTAAAGCTCTCCAACCACCTACTATAGCCAAGTTAAATGCCAAAAAAATTACTGAATCATTACCAACTTCCTGAAATACATTTAATTATTTAAGTACTGAAGGCGGAGTGGCAATTGGGAATACGCTTTGGCAACTACCGAAATTGAAACCAACGCCAAGTCACAAAGTTTTTGTGAACCCATTTTTGGTGCAATTGGAACCGCCCACGGAAGTAATTAAAACAACAATGTTGCCAATGATTATTAAAACTAAGTCGCAAACTAAGTTTTTAGATCGGCACATGATTTTAGGAGTTACTAAGAGTGGGGTTAAACTTGTTTTTTATAGTTCAGAAATTTTAGAGGCCAATAAAGAACGCGTTATTTTTATTGAAAACCGAGCAATTGTGAACTTATAAAAATGCAAAATAATTTAAAGGAGTAATTAAATAATGATTGAAAAAAAAGCAGCTAAAATTTTGGCTCGGGCCATTAAAAAAGCAGACCCAATAATTATTGCGAAACACCAACATCCTGATTGAGATGCAGATGGAAGTGCCTTTGGCTTGGCTTATTTATTAAAGGCCAGTTATCCTCGGAAAAAGATTTATGTTGTTGGTGATCGTTTGACTAAAAACAAAGATTTTGAACCAGGTACGGCTTGAGAGTCAAAACAGGTCTATCCATCAACAACTTTATTAATTACTGTTGATACCGCTAATTTAGAGCGCCTTGATTTTAAGGGATTTGCGGATATGCCTCACACCATTAAAATTGATCACCATCCAGATACCGACCCTTATGCTCAGTATAATCTTGTTGATGATTCAGCAATTGCTTGTGCCCAAATGATTGTTCAATTAGCTCAAATATTGAAATGGAAATGGACTCCTGAAGCGGCAAATTATCTTTACAAAGGAATTTTGACTGATTCTGGTCGCTTTCTACATGCGAAAACCAACGCAGAAACTTTTGAAGCAGCAGCCTTTGTTAATAAAAAGGGCGTTAATTTCCAAAA
This window encodes:
- a CDS encoding DHH family phosphoesterase, whose product is MIEKKAAKILARAIKKADPIIIAKHQHPDWDADGSAFGLAYLLKASYPRKKIYVVGDRLTKNKDFEPGTAWESKQVYPSTTLLITVDTANLERLDFKGFADMPHTIKIDHHPDTDPYAQYNLVDDSAIACAQMIVQLAQILKWKWTPEAANYLYKGILTDSGRFLHAKTNAETFEAAAFVNKKGVNFQKVNDELYVDCLKNRQWWNYAFNKMTISQQGVASLVLLPSDYEDRKLNYEQIKSALSIMSGIEEIKIWVLVVEWKNDLKVSLRSRKYDVASIAQKYHGGGHKLAAGAKLETLENVTTLVNDLNSLIVQTDTQSKKTIHQPQENKESKKHGTS